Part of the Pseudarthrobacter sp. L1SW genome, GCACTTCCCCAGCCTCCAGCACGGGCTGGTGATGGTCCAGGACGAGGTTGCGGACCGGCTGGCCGCAGGCCCGGGTTCCAAAACCTACGGTGTTCCGTCGGTCAAGGCCGCCTGGTACAGCCAGATGCGCAAAGCCGGAGTGATCGGCATGAACGTTTTCTGGCCGGCCCCCAAAATCCATTCGGGTCTGGTGGCCTTCACCCGGCGCGAGCCCCCGGTCACCACAGCCACCAGGGAACAGGTCTTCGCCGTGGTGGACGCCGCCTTCGCCCAGCGGCGCAAGACCTTGAGGGCCGCCCTGGCCGGTTGGGCCGGCGGGGCGCCGGAAGCAGAGCGCTGCCTCGTCGCGGCCGGCGTCGACCCCACCGCCAGGGGCGAGGTCATCGGCATCGAAGCCTTCGCGAAAATCGCGGAAGCCAAGCAGGCGCTGGCATGAGCGCCCTGGCGGGACGGTTCGCTGCCAGGACTGTCCGCGTCAAAGCCCCCGGGAAGGTGAACGTCTCACTGGAAGTGGGGCCGCTGCGTCCGGACGGCTACCACTCGGTCGCCAGCGTCTACCTGGCGGTTTCCCTCTACGAGGAAGTGGCCGCCACCAGCACGGAGGCGCCCGGGATTACCATCAGCCTCAGCCCCGCCAGCACGGTGGACCTGGATGCCGCAGACATCCCGCTCGACGGAAGCAACCTTGCCCACAAGGCAGCCGCGATCATGGCGGACGTCTCCGAGCACACCACCGGAGTCCACCTGGAAATCACCAAGCGCGTGCCTGTGGCCGGAGGCATGGGCGGCGGATCGGCCGATGCTGCCGCAACCCTGCTGGCATGCGACGCCCTCTGGAACAGTGGGCTGTCCCGGGAAGAGCTGGCGCACCTGGCAGCCGAGCTGGGTGCCGACGTCCCCTTTTCCCTCCTCGGCGGCACAGCCGTTGGCCTGGGCGTTGGCGACGAGCTCTCGCCGGCGCTGGCCAAAGCGCAGACCCACTGGGTTTTAGTAACCGCAGACTACGGACTCCCCACGCCCGAGGTGTACCGAACCCTTGACCGCCTCCGGGAAGCGGCCGGCATCAACGCCGCCGAACCCACCGGGGTGGACCCGAAGATCCTTACCGCCTTGCGCGGGGGTGACGCCGAAGCGCTGAGCCGCGTCCTGGTCAACGACCTTCAGAGGGCGTCCATTGAACTGGCGCCCGCCCTGCGCGATACGCTGGGTATCGGAGAATCGCACGGAGCTATTGCGGGCATCGTCTCCGGATCGGGGCCAACGGTGGCCCTGCTGGCTGATGATTCGGTGGCCGCTGAAGGCCTGGCCACGGATCTGCGGCACTACGGCTTGACGGCCCTCGCCGTCCACGGCCCGGTCCCGGGGGCGCGCATCATTTCCGACACCCTCCTCTAAAACTCCAGTCTTTACCTGAAGCAGAAAGCAGTTCCTTTTGGCACACCTTCTTGGCGGCGAGAACCTCACGGTCTCCTACGCAACCCGAACCGTCCTTGACGGCATCACCCTGGGGCTCGAAGAGGGTGACAGGATCGGCATGGTGGGGCGCAACGGCGATGGTAAATCCACCCTGATGCGGTTGCTGGCCTTGCGCTCCACTCCGGATTCGGGCCGCGTCACCAAGCGCGGCGACGTCAACGTGGGCTACCTGGACCAAAGCGACGTGCTCGACGGCGACCTGACGGTAGGCGCGGCGATCGTGGGGGACCAGGCGGATTACGAGTGGGCGAGGAATCCGCAGATCCGCGAGATCATGGGCGGGCTGGTGTCCGACGTCGATTGGCATGCCAACGTCCACGCGCTCTCCGGCGGCCAGAAGCGGCGAGTGGCGCTGGCCAAGCTGCTGATCGAGGACCACGACGTCATCATGCTGGACGAGCCCACTAACCACCTGGACGTGGAGGGTGTGGCCTGGCTTTCGCGCCACCTGAAGACGCGCTGGCGGGCCAACCAGGGCGCCTTCCTGGTGGTGACCCACGACCGGTGGTTCCTCGACGAAGTCTGCAATAAGACCTGGGAAGTCCACGACGGGATCGTTGACCCCTTTGAAGGCGGTTATGCCGCATACGTGCTGGCCCGTGCCGAGCGGGACCGTATGGCGTCGGTTGTTGAGGGCAAGCGCCAGCAACTGGTGAAGAAGGAACTCGCCTGGCTCCGCCGCGGTGCACCGGCGCGGACGGCAAAGCCGAAGTTCAGGATCGAGGCCGCCAACGC contains:
- the rsmA gene encoding 16S rRNA (adenine(1518)-N(6)/adenine(1519)-N(6))-dimethyltransferase RsmA yields the protein MTEPIPAPAPLFGASDIRRLAEEIGVRPTKTLGQNFVIDGNTIRRIVAAADVRPDETVLEVGPGLGSLTLGLLDAAASVVAVEIDPVLAAKLPETVKEWRPAAAGSFHLVHADAMKVTELPVQPTALVANLPYNVAVPVVLHLLQHFPSLQHGLVMVQDEVADRLAAGPGSKTYGVPSVKAAWYSQMRKAGVIGMNVFWPAPKIHSGLVAFTRREPPVTTATREQVFAVVDAAFAQRRKTLRAALAGWAGGAPEAERCLVAAGVDPTARGEVIGIEAFAKIAEAKQALA
- a CDS encoding 4-(cytidine 5'-diphospho)-2-C-methyl-D-erythritol kinase, with product MSALAGRFAARTVRVKAPGKVNVSLEVGPLRPDGYHSVASVYLAVSLYEEVAATSTEAPGITISLSPASTVDLDAADIPLDGSNLAHKAAAIMADVSEHTTGVHLEITKRVPVAGGMGGGSADAAATLLACDALWNSGLSREELAHLAAELGADVPFSLLGGTAVGLGVGDELSPALAKAQTHWVLVTADYGLPTPEVYRTLDRLREAAGINAAEPTGVDPKILTALRGGDAEALSRVLVNDLQRASIELAPALRDTLGIGESHGAIAGIVSGSGPTVALLADDSVAAEGLATDLRHYGLTALAVHGPVPGARIISDTLL